From the Bacillus tuaregi genome, one window contains:
- a CDS encoding MFS transporter: MTLMLVWTFYNAYMPLILGGFVESRAIRGMIMGLDNLLAVLLIPMIGAWSDNVDTKLGKRLPFIAVGMPIAALFFILIPYGASISFWTLITIDIIFLLAMTIFRAPVIALMPDHTPTEKRSSANGVINFMGGIGAIISLFGLSLLYDWDRSYPFLAAGLLLLLTFLLLFFTVDRNPPFGGQIASESEEAKISHSFLSDVQHLIKPQYRGQLFILLAIFVYFIGYTGVEALFTVYAVEYLNMKESAAGLTLGFFSLAFLLFAIPAGLMGNKWGKLPLMSIGLILQPLFFLSIPLLPILMTHFPALNEALLLQIILFIGGITWALVNVQAYPLVADLGGKDKIGFFTGLYYLFSMAAAIVAPSILGLMMDLFTHPALFYSSAISFVIAYYLLKKGSRFLQQEDAASRPPSV; this comes from the coding sequence TTGACATTAATGCTTGTATGGACCTTTTATAATGCCTATATGCCACTTATTCTAGGGGGATTTGTTGAAAGTAGAGCGATCCGAGGGATGATAATGGGACTGGATAATTTACTAGCCGTTCTATTGATTCCAATGATTGGCGCTTGGTCAGATAATGTGGATACAAAGCTAGGGAAACGTCTTCCTTTCATTGCGGTTGGAATGCCGATTGCAGCTCTTTTTTTTATTTTAATTCCCTATGGTGCCTCCATATCCTTTTGGACGTTAATCACGATTGATATTATTTTCCTACTTGCCATGACGATTTTCCGGGCACCTGTAATAGCCCTCATGCCTGATCACACCCCTACAGAAAAAAGGTCATCCGCTAATGGTGTCATTAATTTTATGGGCGGCATCGGTGCGATTATTTCCCTGTTTGGGTTATCACTTTTATATGACTGGGACCGTTCATACCCCTTTCTGGCTGCAGGTCTTTTACTGCTATTAACCTTTTTACTCCTCTTTTTCACCGTAGACCGGAATCCGCCATTTGGCGGGCAGATTGCCTCTGAATCGGAGGAAGCAAAAATCTCTCATTCCTTTCTTTCTGATGTCCAGCACCTCATAAAGCCACAATATAGAGGGCAACTTTTTATTTTACTGGCTATATTTGTCTATTTTATCGGGTATACCGGTGTTGAAGCATTATTTACGGTCTATGCTGTCGAATATCTAAATATGAAGGAAAGCGCAGCCGGTTTGACTCTTGGCTTTTTCAGCCTCGCCTTCTTACTATTTGCCATTCCCGCAGGACTGATGGGAAATAAATGGGGGAAACTGCCGCTTATGAGCATTGGACTCATCCTTCAGCCGCTCTTCTTTCTAAGCATTCCGCTGCTTCCCATCCTCATGACCCATTTCCCAGCTCTAAACGAGGCTCTATTATTGCAAATCATCCTTTTTATCGGCGGTATCACATGGGCACTGGTCAACGTTCAGGCTTATCCGCTCGTTGCTGATTTAGGTGGAAAAGATAAAATTGGCTTTTTCACCGGCCTGTATTACTTATTTTCCATGGCCGCCGCCATCGTTGCCCCAAGCATATTAGGACTCATGATGGACTTATTCACCCATCCCGCTCTCTTCTACAGCTCAGCTATCAGCTTTGTCATCGCCTATTACTTACTAAAGAAAGGTAGCCGTTTTTTGCAGCAGGAGGATGCAGCTTCCCGACCTCCTTCCGTATAA
- a CDS encoding squalene/phytoene synthase family protein, whose amino-acid sequence MSETKYLDKNARETLKATSRTFYIPISHLAKGLQEAVASAYLCMRAIDEIEDHPDLDSKDKSHLLFSISQILQKSSHEKELTVLFQPYRSQLPKVTVKLSEWIKLCPDTIIEKVLEATSIMAKGMAEWVEKDWQIENEEDLDDYTYYVAGLVGVMLTDIWKWYDQTEADEHLAIAFGRGLQAVNILRNHNEDKDRGVSFFPEGWKLEDMFAYARRNLELADQYVKDIKNESILRFCKIPLALAHGTLQALIEGKEKMSRLEVIKTVGKVVGNI is encoded by the coding sequence GTGAGCGAAACGAAGTATTTAGATAAAAATGCTAGAGAAACGCTGAAGGCGACAAGCCGGACATTCTATATTCCGATTAGTCATCTGGCGAAAGGCTTACAGGAGGCTGTTGCATCTGCTTACTTATGTATGAGAGCAATTGATGAGATAGAAGATCACCCCGATCTCGATTCAAAAGATAAAAGCCATCTGTTATTTTCCATTAGTCAAATTCTCCAGAAATCTTCTCATGAGAAAGAGTTAACAGTCCTTTTCCAACCGTACCGATCACAGCTGCCAAAGGTTACTGTGAAGCTTAGCGAGTGGATTAAGCTTTGTCCAGATACGATTATCGAAAAGGTTTTAGAAGCAACCTCAATAATGGCCAAAGGAATGGCTGAGTGGGTAGAAAAAGACTGGCAAATTGAAAATGAAGAGGATTTAGATGACTATACTTATTATGTAGCGGGTCTTGTGGGCGTTATGCTTACTGATATATGGAAGTGGTATGACCAGACAGAAGCGGACGAACATTTAGCGATTGCATTCGGTCGCGGTTTACAGGCGGTTAATATTCTTCGTAATCACAATGAGGATAAGGACCGAGGTGTTAGCTTCTTTCCGGAAGGCTGGAAGCTGGAGGATATGTTTGCTTATGCACGCCGTAATCTTGAGCTGGCTGACCAATATGTAAAGGATATCAAAAATGAATCGATTCTTAGATTCTGTAAAATCCCATTGGCACTTGCTCATGGAACATTACAGGCTTTAATAGAAGGCAAAGAAAAAATGAGCAGATTAGAAGTAATTAAAACAGTTGGTAAAGTAGTTGGAAATATCTAA
- a CDS encoding polysaccharide deacetylase family protein produces MSFSTLMYHEIRKEQDFNPETPSHIDVKQDYDDVLPAPLFVTLEHFEEQMAYLHDQNYHTLSLSEVKEYYSGKEIPEKSVLLTFDDCFQSIKEYAYPILKRYGFHAVAFVVTSWLQDTPKEFSPEKSVCLTKDDLADISDVFEYANHTHAFHQRSNATTSMMMEASDEELALDLDICNQFVGVKDVFAYPFGLFNERNVSLLRKKGFVLAFTSESGSNDRQTDPLLLKRNVVPYFIHLDAFQKII; encoded by the coding sequence ATGTCTTTCTCTACCCTTATGTATCATGAAATAAGAAAAGAACAGGATTTTAATCCGGAAACCCCGTCGCATATTGACGTTAAGCAGGATTATGATGATGTTCTACCAGCACCACTCTTTGTCACTCTTGAGCATTTCGAAGAGCAGATGGCTTATTTACATGATCAAAACTATCACACATTATCATTATCCGAAGTAAAAGAATATTATTCCGGAAAAGAAATTCCAGAAAAGTCTGTGCTGCTGACCTTTGACGATTGCTTTCAATCAATTAAGGAGTACGCTTACCCCATTTTAAAAAGATATGGCTTTCATGCAGTCGCATTTGTTGTAACCAGTTGGCTTCAGGACACACCGAAAGAGTTTAGTCCTGAAAAATCAGTCTGCCTAACGAAGGATGATTTAGCGGACATCTCAGATGTTTTTGAATACGCCAATCATACACACGCTTTTCACCAAAGATCAAACGCAACGACGAGCATGATGATGGAAGCGAGTGATGAGGAGCTAGCACTGGACCTTGATATCTGTAATCAATTTGTAGGTGTGAAGGATGTATTCGCCTATCCATTTGGATTATTTAATGAACGAAATGTATCCCTTTTAAGGAAAAAAGGCTTTGTATTAGCTTTTACATCTGAAAGTGGTTCAAATGACCGACAGACCGACCCGCTTCTACTTAAGCGAAACGTTGTTCCGTATTTCATTCATTTAGATGCTTTCCAGAAAATAATTTAG
- a CDS encoding ABC transporter substrate-binding protein: MKKRLRALLLLVFLFLLTACGNGNENEAADKTETKQDETIEAEAAEPSGEEMTIGVLPAESAIPIILAKEKGFFEEEGVNVSIKTFSSPNDRNVAVQAKELDATIGDVMTEATFKDNGINMKITSDISEDFKILSSPDSGITEMSGLSDKKVSLVPNFILEYIMDEFANKDSFDYEVVEIPSFSGRAEALLSNQIDGVVFTEPQAGMLVKQGAHLLGSSKEAGIKGGTLQFTDEMIDSKPGDIKAFYSAYNKAVDYMNETEAAEYSDILSKYQFPEQMSAYLSSMKDDFAYAGKIDKEQFDNIIKWTKEKGQIKKEYSYEELTDFRFIEE; the protein is encoded by the coding sequence ATGAAAAAACGATTAAGAGCTTTACTGTTGCTTGTTTTTTTATTCCTTTTAACAGCATGTGGGAACGGAAATGAAAATGAAGCAGCCGATAAAACCGAAACTAAACAGGATGAAACCATTGAAGCAGAGGCTGCCGAGCCAAGTGGTGAGGAAATGACGATTGGTGTTCTGCCAGCTGAATCAGCTATCCCTATTATCCTTGCGAAGGAAAAAGGTTTTTTTGAAGAAGAGGGCGTTAACGTCTCAATTAAAACCTTCTCTTCTCCAAATGATCGGAACGTTGCCGTTCAAGCCAAGGAACTGGATGCCACGATTGGTGATGTGATGACAGAAGCAACTTTTAAGGATAATGGAATTAACATGAAAATCACCTCAGATATTAGTGAGGATTTCAAAATTCTCTCTTCTCCAGATTCGGGCATCACTGAGATGAGTGGATTAAGTGATAAGAAGGTTTCTCTTGTTCCAAACTTTATACTAGAGTACATAATGGATGAATTCGCCAATAAGGATAGCTTTGACTATGAGGTGGTTGAGATTCCTTCCTTCTCCGGAAGAGCTGAAGCCCTATTGTCTAACCAAATTGATGGTGTTGTTTTTACGGAGCCACAGGCAGGTATGCTAGTAAAACAAGGCGCCCACCTGCTAGGGAGCTCCAAGGAAGCCGGGATCAAGGGTGGTACGCTACAATTTACAGATGAGATGATTGACTCAAAACCAGGCGATATTAAAGCCTTCTATTCAGCCTATAATAAAGCAGTTGATTATATGAATGAGACAGAAGCAGCGGAATACAGTGATATCCTATCAAAGTATCAATTCCCTGAACAAATGAGCGCTTATTTATCCAGCATGAAGGATGATTTTGCCTATGCAGGAAAGATTGATAAAGAACAATTTGATAACATCATCAAATGGACAAAAGAAAAAGGACAGATTAAGAAAGAATACTCTTACGAGGAATTAACCGACTTCCGTTTTATAGAAGAATAG
- a CDS encoding ABC transporter permease, with the protein MNIIRKIASNQLIVGFFSFIIFWEVIYLLVDTHTIPSPIATFTYLLTIIGDLGLHSLGSILRVLVAMSISLMLGIPAGIYLGVNKKINRLFSPFLYYIYPIPKVAFLPVFMLLFGLGNVSKIMLIIWIIIFQMILSVRDGVMHIPASHFKVMNSFSASIRQQYRFLIIPAILPQVFSGLRISIGISLASLFFAENYATTYGVGYFIMSAWTKMNYEEMFCGIIVLGFIGLLFFKLLDLLETHYTPWITK; encoded by the coding sequence ATGAACATCATACGGAAAATAGCTAGCAACCAGTTGATTGTCGGGTTTTTTAGCTTTATTATTTTTTGGGAAGTCATCTATCTTTTAGTCGATACACATACGATTCCTTCGCCGATTGCGACATTTACCTATTTATTGACTATCATAGGGGACCTTGGACTTCATTCCCTCGGTAGTATTCTACGGGTATTAGTAGCCATGAGCATTTCCTTAATGCTTGGAATTCCAGCCGGTATTTATCTTGGTGTTAATAAAAAAATCAATCGTCTATTTTCTCCGTTTTTATACTATATCTATCCGATACCAAAGGTTGCCTTCCTGCCAGTATTTATGCTGTTATTTGGTCTAGGAAATGTATCAAAAATCATGTTAATTATTTGGATCATTATTTTTCAGATGATCCTGTCTGTTCGGGATGGAGTCATGCACATACCTGCATCTCATTTCAAAGTCATGAACAGCTTTTCTGCGTCTATCAGACAACAATACCGCTTTCTGATCATCCCGGCTATTCTGCCGCAGGTATTTTCAGGTTTGCGAATCAGTATCGGTATTTCATTAGCATCATTATTCTTTGCTGAGAACTATGCGACGACATATGGGGTCGGATACTTTATCATGAGCGCATGGACGAAAATGAATTATGAGGAAATGTTCTGCGGAATCATCGTATTAGGTTTTATTGGCCTTCTTTTCTTTAAGCTATTAGATTTATTAGAAACACATTATACCCCATGGATAACAAAATAA
- a CDS encoding ABC transporter ATP-binding protein, whose product MSNEDFVVLRDVTFQFGEQMILHHVGLSLKKGKSYALIGKSGVGKSTLLNLIAGFIQPSQGSLTIGGETVKKSKGQIAFLFQNLGLFPWQTVTEAIMMPLVLKGEKNQDKAFAQVLALLKEMELESLKDKYPHQLSGGQRQRVAIARTLIGKPELLLMDEPTSSLDAMTKEQIQRLILAQQQKLKTTLLFVSHDIEEAVFLGEVILILNKNGNIQEVKNPYFAQKNAKEQLGFYEACIEIRKLMNMETVVNEHHTENS is encoded by the coding sequence ATGAGTAATGAAGATTTTGTGGTTTTACGTGATGTTACGTTTCAGTTTGGAGAGCAAATGATATTACATCATGTCGGTTTATCCTTGAAGAAGGGGAAATCATATGCTTTGATTGGAAAGTCCGGTGTAGGAAAAAGCACGCTGTTGAATTTAATTGCCGGCTTCATACAACCAAGTCAGGGAAGCCTCACTATCGGAGGCGAGACAGTCAAAAAATCTAAAGGGCAAATAGCCTTCCTCTTTCAGAATTTAGGTCTTTTCCCGTGGCAGACTGTTACGGAAGCTATTATGATGCCCTTAGTACTAAAGGGTGAGAAAAATCAAGATAAGGCATTCGCCCAGGTTTTAGCATTACTAAAGGAAATGGAGCTTGAGAGCCTAAAGGATAAATACCCTCATCAATTAAGCGGCGGTCAAAGGCAAAGGGTAGCGATTGCACGAACATTAATCGGAAAACCAGAGCTTCTGTTAATGGATGAGCCGACATCTTCCTTGGATGCGATGACAAAGGAACAGATTCAGCGATTAATCTTAGCCCAACAGCAGAAATTAAAAACGACCCTGCTTTTTGTCTCACATGATATTGAAGAGGCGGTTTTCTTAGGTGAAGTCATTTTGATATTAAATAAAAATGGAAATATTCAAGAGGTGAAGAATCCATATTTTGCGCAAAAGAACGCAAAGGAGCAGCTTGGATTTTACGAAGCCTGTATCGAAATTCGAAAATTAATGAATATGGAGACAGTGGTTAATGAACATCATACGGAAAATAGCTAG
- a CDS encoding prepilin-type N-terminal cleavage/methylation domain-containing protein has protein sequence MNNRGLTLIELLLTLTISSIIGTAIVSFLISGLNHYNESQVKSGLHNELQFIESHLKDNIKNSRAIDFDSVNSRYVLTLAYTNRNEKSYYQVVGKKLNFTKTENGITNTMELSSKIKKFEVITKQTNNSLLSNEVLYSVILEDGVKNRNVEVSIINQSILLPDWR, from the coding sequence ATGAATAACAGGGGCTTGACACTTATCGAGTTGTTACTGACATTAACGATCTCATCCATTATTGGAACGGCTATCGTTAGCTTCTTAATTAGCGGGTTAAATCATTACAATGAAAGCCAAGTTAAATCAGGGCTGCACAATGAATTACAATTTATTGAATCCCACTTGAAAGATAATATTAAGAATTCCAGAGCGATAGATTTTGATTCAGTTAATTCAAGATATGTTCTGACATTGGCATACACAAACAGGAATGAGAAATCCTATTATCAAGTAGTAGGAAAAAAGCTTAATTTCACTAAAACAGAGAATGGGATAACCAATACAATGGAGCTTTCATCTAAAATAAAAAAATTCGAGGTCATCACAAAACAAACAAATAATTCTCTTCTAAGTAATGAGGTCTTATACAGTGTCATTCTTGAAGATGGTGTTAAAAACCGAAATGTTGAAGTCTCGATTATTAATCAATCGATACTGTTGCCTGACTGGAGGTAA
- a CDS encoding PilW family protein, with amino-acid sequence MTRFLYNEKGLSLVEVLVSITILGIVIVPIMNFYAQTYKANHRNELQLALHTQAITAFEKIKSAVAEGTPLETRLGNYTIMIPAKPCGAVYPNGFRTGPQKTTITLSETNYRFNLTVNVTNYSNSTELEQLNAVVGKEKPKNLFKIDLTLTPENHKLQPEKLSVIKLSANGCGGT; translated from the coding sequence ATGACGCGTTTCCTCTATAACGAGAAAGGATTATCGTTGGTTGAGGTTCTTGTTTCTATTACCATTCTGGGCATTGTTATAGTCCCTATTATGAATTTCTACGCGCAAACCTATAAAGCGAATCACAGAAATGAATTGCAATTAGCCCTTCATACGCAGGCGATTACTGCCTTTGAAAAGATAAAGTCGGCAGTGGCAGAGGGTACGCCGCTTGAAACACGTCTCGGTAACTATACGATTATGATTCCGGCGAAGCCATGTGGAGCTGTTTATCCAAATGGCTTTAGAACAGGGCCACAGAAAACAACCATTACATTATCAGAAACGAATTATCGGTTTAATTTAACCGTAAACGTTACAAATTATAGTAACTCGACGGAGCTTGAACAGTTAAACGCCGTCGTTGGAAAAGAAAAACCCAAGAATCTATTTAAGATTGATCTTACATTAACGCCCGAAAATCACAAACTACAACCTGAGAAGCTTTCTGTTATTAAACTTTCTGCCAATGGCTGTGGTGGTACGTAA
- a CDS encoding CDP-alcohol phosphatidyltransferase family protein, with amino-acid sequence MLDTHGRIYVQPLIERTAKGLLRLGLSANQITVTAFLVGVAASVIIYFDQPYLGVAVLWISGFLDAVDGSMARLSRTSSGWGTVLDVTFDRVVEVGIIIALALRHPEPKILFLLMLLASSIIIVMTIFLTVGAVSDKQSEKSFYYQPGLAERTEGFILFSLMVLFQSYLVYTTILYIFIELFTGMQRLLEARRILKE; translated from the coding sequence GTGCTTGATACACATGGACGTATATATGTGCAGCCTTTGATAGAAAGAACAGCAAAAGGTCTGCTTCGGCTCGGATTATCTGCAAATCAAATTACAGTTACGGCTTTTCTAGTAGGAGTGGCAGCGAGTGTCATCATCTATTTTGATCAGCCATATTTAGGTGTGGCGGTGCTTTGGATCTCGGGGTTTCTTGATGCTGTAGATGGAAGTATGGCGAGACTAAGCCGTACCTCCTCAGGCTGGGGGACCGTACTGGATGTAACCTTTGACCGGGTTGTAGAAGTAGGCATCATTATCGCCTTGGCGCTGCGCCACCCAGAACCTAAAATTCTCTTTTTACTCATGCTTTTGGCTAGCTCCATTATTATCGTGATGACTATTTTTCTAACTGTTGGTGCCGTCTCAGATAAGCAAAGTGAAAAATCCTTCTACTATCAGCCGGGGCTTGCCGAACGAACAGAGGGCTTTATCCTATTTTCCTTAATGGTATTATTCCAGTCCTATCTGGTCTACACCACTATTCTCTATATCTTCATCGAATTGTTCACGGGGATGCAGAGGCTGCTGGAGGCTAGACGGATTTTGAAGGAATAA
- a CDS encoding ABC transporter ATP-binding protein gives MLKIKDAGIRYGNQQILSSITLEIDESEIYVLMGPSGSGKTTLLRGIAGLSSFSEGTILWKEDRRGQTGLVFQEPRLFPHMTVLDNLAFGLRARAIPAKKRYEQVKQYLSILQLEGLENRYPHQLSGGQQQRVSLGRVLVLKPDLLLLDEPFASLDAPLRVQLTEWLYNLQKQHGFSILWITHYMDEAFSVADRVGLLMNGRILQEGKPLDFYQRPRSEKVATFFSLKNRFSREQWQEWLGECFPSVPTEYNMGWLPAESVQLTVHGSSWDSEKDKVVLDGRVKRVKYEPKMQMVLVEIQDHEIEVQHPIWGTAPEMGTSVKLCIPVEKIVWYPKGI, from the coding sequence ATGTTGAAAATAAAAGATGCTGGCATTCGTTATGGAAATCAACAAATTCTTTCCTCCATTACACTCGAAATAGATGAGTCTGAAATCTATGTATTGATGGGACCGTCTGGAAGCGGGAAAACAACCTTATTAAGAGGAATTGCCGGCCTTTCTTCTTTCTCAGAAGGTACTATTCTCTGGAAGGAGGATAGACGCGGGCAAACAGGATTGGTGTTTCAGGAGCCGAGGCTATTTCCCCATATGACGGTGCTGGATAATTTAGCGTTTGGTTTACGTGCCCGCGCTATTCCAGCTAAGAAACGCTATGAACAGGTGAAGCAATATTTAAGTATTTTACAGCTTGAAGGGCTGGAGAATCGTTATCCACACCAGCTCTCCGGCGGACAGCAGCAGCGTGTGTCGCTTGGCAGGGTCCTTGTGCTGAAGCCCGATTTGCTTTTATTGGACGAGCCTTTTGCCTCGCTTGATGCCCCGCTTCGAGTGCAGCTTACTGAATGGCTCTATAATCTGCAAAAGCAACATGGGTTTTCAATTTTATGGATTACCCATTACATGGATGAGGCTTTTTCTGTTGCTGATCGAGTGGGATTGTTAATGAACGGAAGAATTCTTCAGGAAGGAAAGCCACTTGATTTTTATCAACGACCCCGCAGTGAAAAAGTCGCCACCTTCTTCTCATTAAAAAATCGTTTCTCGCGTGAACAATGGCAGGAATGGTTAGGAGAGTGTTTTCCGTCTGTACCTACCGAATATAATATGGGCTGGCTGCCTGCAGAGTCTGTGCAGCTGACTGTCCACGGTTCAAGCTGGGATAGTGAAAAGGATAAAGTAGTACTGGACGGCAGGGTTAAAAGAGTGAAGTATGAACCGAAGATGCAAATGGTGTTAGTGGAGATCCAGGACCATGAAATAGAGGTTCAGCATCCGATTTGGGGTACAGCGCCAGAGATGGGCACTAGCGTGAAGCTTTGTATTCCAGTAGAGAAGATCGTTTGGTATCCTAAGGGGATTTGA
- a CDS encoding ABC transporter permease, protein MERISIVVNRILIALCLIGMSLFIILPFISVIIWSFTKLWPWPELFPKQWNLDSWHYLFSPSGRALEALTNSLLVAGITVLLNILLGFPAAKALSQKSFTGKGGVFIVLLSPLFIPLTVSVMGLHHLSLHFDFLSDYISVALVHSLITMPYFIVMLWYQFNQLGGKLQEAALSLGAGGWKIFIWIELPLLLPALLLSCLLVVVISMSQYLPTWIMSGGTLMTLPLIIFPFASSGNASIVAVYSLWFFVPVILLVLVYYILLKWCNKKILGLRG, encoded by the coding sequence ATGGAAAGGATAAGTATAGTGGTAAATAGAATACTTATTGCACTTTGTTTAATTGGAATGAGCTTATTTATTATTCTTCCATTTATATCTGTAATCATTTGGAGCTTTACTAAGCTGTGGCCATGGCCGGAGCTCTTTCCAAAGCAATGGAATCTTGATTCTTGGCATTATCTATTCTCACCCTCTGGCAGAGCCTTGGAAGCACTGACAAACAGTCTTCTTGTTGCGGGGATTACGGTATTGCTTAATATTTTATTAGGTTTTCCTGCTGCAAAAGCACTGAGCCAAAAAAGCTTCACAGGAAAAGGGGGCGTATTTATTGTTCTCCTTTCACCATTATTCATCCCGTTGACCGTATCGGTGATGGGGCTGCACCATCTGTCCCTTCACTTTGATTTTTTATCTGATTATATAAGCGTGGCGCTTGTGCACTCACTTATCACGATGCCTTATTTTATTGTAATGCTTTGGTATCAATTTAATCAGCTGGGCGGGAAACTCCAGGAGGCTGCCTTAAGTCTTGGAGCAGGCGGGTGGAAAATATTTATTTGGATTGAGCTTCCATTATTACTTCCTGCACTGCTGCTTTCCTGTCTACTGGTAGTGGTCATATCAATGAGTCAATATTTACCAACCTGGATTATGAGCGGGGGGACCTTAATGACGCTGCCTTTAATTATTTTTCCTTTTGCCTCAAGTGGAAATGCATCAATTGTCGCTGTTTACTCATTATGGTTTTTTGTGCCGGTCATTTTGTTAGTGCTGGTTTATTATATTCTTTTAAAATGGTGTAATAAAAAGATATTAGGGCTTAGGGGGTGA
- a CDS encoding spermidine/putrescine ABC transporter permease produces MLNGLNEAGLTMWQINNITTFIHKHKGLLGVLPALLFVIFFFIGGFIHSFRISLGDYEEIYGAGEAGWAYKELFDISFFESLGVTVGIAGAVSLLAGMIGLFIALLLASYTYNRTWSHLIFQLPFGVPHLLAAYMLTQTFMQTGWYSRIAYHLGWIDSFEAFPVLIHDQWGIGVILAYSWKEIPFIVLLLYPFVIKLFLEWKDTVKMLGANQSQMIRWVFIPILLPIWVGGMWVVFSFVLGSYEIPALMAKTSFGFIPVLAWQEYTQFGLSRQPLAMAMNIVLALVALLIGIVLLICQRKWLASGRSVWKG; encoded by the coding sequence ATGTTGAATGGCTTGAACGAGGCTGGATTGACAATGTGGCAAATCAATAATATCACGACATTTATTCATAAGCATAAAGGGCTGTTAGGGGTTCTCCCGGCCCTTTTGTTTGTGATTTTCTTTTTTATTGGAGGGTTTATTCATTCCTTTCGAATTAGTCTGGGGGATTATGAGGAAATATACGGAGCAGGTGAGGCAGGCTGGGCCTATAAAGAGCTGTTTGATATTTCCTTTTTTGAATCCCTTGGTGTAACGGTTGGAATAGCAGGGGCGGTTTCACTTCTTGCCGGCATGATTGGGCTGTTCATTGCATTGCTTTTAGCATCGTATACGTATAACCGGACATGGTCCCATCTGATTTTCCAGCTTCCCTTTGGGGTTCCGCATTTATTAGCGGCTTATATGCTGACCCAGACCTTTATGCAAACCGGCTGGTATTCCCGTATTGCCTATCATCTGGGCTGGATTGACTCGTTTGAAGCCTTTCCAGTTTTAATTCATGATCAATGGGGGATAGGAGTAATCCTTGCCTATTCATGGAAGGAGATTCCTTTTATTGTTCTGCTGCTTTATCCCTTTGTGATAAAGCTTTTCTTGGAATGGAAGGACACAGTCAAAATGCTGGGAGCGAATCAATCGCAAATGATTCGCTGGGTCTTTATTCCGATTCTGTTACCGATTTGGGTTGGTGGTATGTGGGTTGTGTTTTCCTTTGTATTAGGCTCATATGAAATTCCAGCCTTGATGGCCAAAACGTCATTCGGCTTTATTCCTGTGCTGGCCTGGCAGGAATATACCCAGTTCGGTTTAAGCAGACAGCCGCTCGCGATGGCCATGAATATCGTGCTTGCTTTGGTTGCTCTTCTCATCGGAATCGTTTTATTAATCTGCCAAAGGAAATGGTTGGCCAGTGGGAGGAGTGTATGGAAAGGATAA